A genome region from Methylohalobius crimeensis 10Ki includes the following:
- a CDS encoding GTP-binding protein: MGQYKLIFTGPVGAGKTTAITTLSDEPPVKTDEVARDMTRQRKPDTTVALDYGVMRLDKGEKLHLYGTPGQERFDFMWDILSSGGIGLILLINNNRPDPFQDLRFFLQRFRSLVDSTAVAVGVTQMDRKPEPLLETYHQALGKQGLEGIPLFEVDARSRTDMSLLVQSLLFTLDPGLKMDKDDGEISTA; the protein is encoded by the coding sequence GTGGGGCAGTACAAGCTCATATTCACGGGACCTGTAGGTGCGGGAAAAACGACCGCCATCACCACCCTCAGTGACGAGCCGCCGGTTAAGACCGACGAAGTGGCTCGAGACATGACTAGGCAACGTAAGCCTGATACAACGGTAGCGCTCGATTACGGGGTGATGCGATTGGATAAAGGAGAAAAGTTGCATCTGTACGGAACCCCGGGTCAGGAACGATTCGATTTCATGTGGGATATTTTATCCAGCGGCGGGATCGGCTTGATTTTGTTGATCAACAATAACCGCCCCGACCCTTTTCAGGATCTCCGTTTTTTTCTGCAGCGTTTCCGTTCTTTGGTCGATTCGACGGCGGTGGCGGTCGGGGTGACCCAAATGGATCGCAAGCCCGAACCGCTCCTGGAAACCTATCATCAGGCCTTGGGAAAACAAGGATTGGAGGGAATCCCCTTATTTGAGGTGGATGCTCGCTCCCGAACCGATATGTCTTTGCTGGTGCAATCGTTGCTGTTCACATTGGATCCCGGTCTCAAGATGGATAAGGATGATGGCGAAATCTCGACTGCGTGA
- a CDS encoding type IV pilus assembly protein FimV, translating to MARYSPLWEGIFFLEPFLHLHVPGHVDSESVYDFLTRQIRRCPNLLALHVCRIRVALNQDPETLFGALVDLFWMLGEKGRGLRKRMLRESSARMPEARVSLLEQCLRGELAVRQLPFSPASVLHDGMQASQTSLIPSTEEISESVDPVAAARLCLEVGQLEQAQEILSAQLQIQPESEVVRRNLLELYRASRDTEGFWQGYRWLKDNGHLDEAWEASVPWFERKRV from the coding sequence ATGGCTCGATACTCCCCCTTATGGGAAGGGATTTTCTTTCTCGAGCCGTTCCTTCATTTACATGTGCCTGGGCACGTGGATTCGGAATCCGTTTATGATTTTTTGACGCGGCAAATCCGTCGGTGTCCGAATCTGTTGGCCTTGCATGTATGCCGCATTCGGGTTGCATTGAATCAGGATCCGGAAACACTGTTTGGCGCGTTGGTGGATTTGTTTTGGATGCTCGGGGAGAAAGGGCGGGGATTACGCAAGCGGATGTTGCGGGAATCGAGCGCGCGCATGCCTGAAGCCCGCGTTTCCTTATTGGAACAATGTCTGAGAGGGGAATTAGCGGTCCGGCAGTTGCCGTTTTCTCCCGCTTCGGTGCTGCATGACGGTATGCAGGCGAGTCAAACAAGCTTGATCCCATCCACTGAGGAGATATCGGAATCTGTGGATCCGGTCGCAGCGGCAAGGTTATGCCTGGAAGTGGGGCAACTGGAACAAGCTCAGGAGATATTGAGCGCACAGTTGCAGATTCAACCGGAAAGCGAGGTGGTGCGTCGGAATTTGCTGGAACTGTATCGAGCGAGCCGGGATACGGAAGGATTCTGGCAAGGTTACCGCTGGCTCAAAGACAACGGCCATCTGGATGAAGCCTGGGAGGCATCCGTCCCATGGTTCGAACGGAAGCGTGTTTAA
- a CDS encoding DUF4389 domain-containing protein, with amino-acid sequence MHTSPIDSEIRRHLKEVNTWQRIFFMAVFAFILGFVRVILWAVVIFQVASKLLTGRDNPHARQLGATLGVYLYQILLFLTFNTDQMPFPFAELEGLGKLPSSMRR; translated from the coding sequence ATGCATACCTCACCCATCGACTCTGAAATTCGACGTCATCTCAAGGAAGTCAATACTTGGCAGCGGATTTTTTTCATGGCCGTCTTTGCTTTTATCCTGGGATTTGTCCGGGTCATTTTATGGGCGGTGGTCATTTTCCAGGTGGCCAGCAAGCTGCTGACCGGCCGCGATAACCCTCATGCCCGCCAATTGGGGGCGACCTTGGGGGTCTATCTTTACCAAATCCTGTTGTTCTTGACTTTCAACACGGACCAAATGCCTTTTCCTTTCGCCGAGCTGGAAGGTTTGGGCAAGCTTCCGTCCTCGATGCGGCGTTGA
- a CDS encoding DUF2333 family protein, which yields MVSPHVSTESEAPPNEEAAEEVRQKRRIWTFSGIAGAIVVALFAIGWYWSYQALYPSEYDITEVALEETGVAEPKELRQGVRTTSVLIHNMDFLMTKAGGYLSNDVMPPSIFLDNMPNWEYGVVIASRDLATALRNQFSRAQSQSAEDKDLGFGEPYYYFETGSWILPTTEGQYQNGISAFRRYLGRLQQGRAPFYPRADNLNQYIDILGKRLGSYTQRLSASSKVHEESALIIRGKPSVAFTPMEQTPWLEVDDHFYEARGYCWALLHVMRAIEEDFHEILRLKAAETPVHQIIRELEATQSPLLSPVVLNGSGFGVFANYSLTQATYIAHANAALIDLRALLNI from the coding sequence ATGGTTTCCCCCCACGTATCGACAGAGTCCGAGGCTCCGCCGAATGAAGAAGCTGCGGAGGAGGTCCGGCAAAAGCGCAGAATTTGGACCTTTTCCGGAATTGCCGGCGCTATTGTAGTGGCGCTGTTCGCGATCGGTTGGTATTGGAGTTATCAGGCCTTATATCCGTCGGAATACGATATAACCGAGGTGGCGCTGGAAGAAACCGGAGTGGCCGAACCGAAAGAATTGAGACAAGGTGTCCGAACCACTTCGGTATTGATCCACAACATGGATTTTTTGATGACGAAGGCGGGCGGTTATTTGTCCAATGACGTGATGCCGCCGAGCATTTTTCTGGATAACATGCCCAATTGGGAATATGGCGTGGTGATCGCGTCTCGGGACTTGGCCACCGCGCTGCGCAACCAGTTTTCCCGGGCCCAATCCCAATCCGCCGAGGATAAGGACCTGGGGTTCGGGGAACCTTATTACTATTTCGAAACCGGTTCCTGGATTTTGCCCACCACCGAGGGTCAATATCAGAACGGTATCTCCGCCTTCCGCCGTTATCTGGGACGTCTTCAGCAGGGACGGGCGCCGTTCTATCCCCGTGCCGATAACTTGAACCAGTATATCGATATTTTGGGGAAACGACTCGGCAGCTACACCCAAAGGCTCAGCGCCAGTAGTAAGGTTCATGAGGAGTCGGCGCTAATCATCCGGGGCAAGCCTTCCGTCGCTTTCACCCCGATGGAACAGACGCCTTGGCTCGAGGTGGACGATCACTTCTACGAGGCCAGAGGCTATTGTTGGGCGCTTTTGCATGTCATGCGGGCGATCGAGGAGGATTTTCATGAGATTTTGAGGCTTAAGGCCGCGGAAACCCCCGTGCATCAAATCATCCGTGAGTTGGAAGCGACGCAGTCCCCGCTGCTGAGTCCGGTCGTTCTGAACGGTAGCGGTTTCGGGGTTTTCGCCAACTACTCGCTGACCCAGGCGACCTACATCGCCCACGCGAACGCCGCTTTGATCGATTTGCGTGCCTTGCTGAATATCTGA
- the xerC gene encoding tyrosine recombinase XerC has product MGSTLEGVLEGYLTALKYERRVSSHTLIAYRRDLQRWIAHCRRVGIDRWDGLDEGTIRQYVGERRREGISARTLQRELSALRSLFDYLLKHRLAEDNPARRVRPPKSLRSLPETLSVDEAGALLNEAPKSVFEIRDRAMWELFYSSGLRLGELVALDVTDLDLSEAMLRVRGGKGGKDRILPVGRLAREAIEAWLKGRASWVAMDENALFVNRRGKRMTGRGVQLRLSEWGRRLGFDRPLFPHLLRHSFASHLLEASGDLRAVQELLGHADIATTQIYTHLDFQHLAKVYDQAHPRAKRRK; this is encoded by the coding sequence ATGGGTAGTACGCTGGAAGGCGTCCTGGAGGGCTACTTGACAGCGCTTAAATACGAACGGCGGGTGTCGTCTCACACTTTGATCGCCTATCGTCGCGATTTACAAAGGTGGATTGCCCATTGCCGCCGGGTTGGCATCGATCGCTGGGACGGACTGGACGAAGGCACGATCCGTCAGTATGTGGGAGAACGTCGTCGGGAAGGAATCTCCGCCCGGACCCTGCAGCGGGAATTGTCCGCGTTGCGCAGTTTATTCGATTATCTCCTCAAGCACCGACTGGCAGAGGATAATCCCGCCCGCCGGGTCAGGCCTCCCAAGTCGCTTCGTTCTCTGCCCGAGACTTTGAGTGTGGATGAAGCCGGTGCCTTGTTGAACGAGGCGCCGAAGTCGGTATTTGAAATTCGTGATCGGGCGATGTGGGAGCTTTTCTACTCTTCCGGTCTGCGTCTTGGAGAACTGGTGGCCCTGGATGTGACGGATTTGGATTTGAGCGAAGCGATGCTGAGAGTGCGCGGCGGCAAGGGTGGCAAGGATCGGATTTTGCCCGTCGGCCGGCTGGCTCGAGAAGCAATCGAGGCTTGGTTGAAGGGCCGTGCCTCGTGGGTCGCCATGGATGAAAACGCCTTGTTCGTGAATCGGCGCGGTAAGCGGATGACCGGGCGCGGCGTGCAATTGCGCTTGAGTGAGTGGGGGCGCCGTTTGGGTTTCGATCGTCCGCTCTTTCCGCACTTGCTTCGGCATTCCTTTGCCAGTCATCTGCTCGAGGCCAGCGGAGATTTGCGGGCGGTGCAGGAATTGCTGGGCCATGCCGATATCGCCACGACTCAGATCTATACCCATTTGGATTTTCAGCATCTGGCCAAGGTCTACGATCAGGCTCATCCGCGGGCGAAACGGCGAAAATGA
- a CDS encoding DUF484 family protein produces MRQKSCPVTPEPAVTEEQVAAYLAANPVFFVHHPELLSRLTIPHECGEAVSLLEYQVALLRQTNRSLERQLDNLVQIARDNDRLLEGMHRLTLVLLQAETVAEGVAGIEEGLWNHFGVERVVLRFFQPCKTSARADVFVPAYHADLFQDVLETREPYIGSPASSQLEFLFSSEADGIGSCALVPLRQPDLIGVLAIGSRDRQRFYPGLGKVFLARLGELVGARLENLLQAEASDG; encoded by the coding sequence GTGAGACAAAAGTCATGTCCGGTGACGCCGGAACCGGCGGTAACCGAGGAGCAGGTGGCGGCTTATTTGGCGGCCAATCCGGTTTTTTTCGTGCATCACCCGGAATTGTTGTCCCGGCTGACCATTCCGCATGAATGCGGAGAGGCGGTATCTTTGTTGGAATACCAGGTCGCCTTGCTGCGCCAAACCAATCGCAGTCTGGAGCGACAGCTCGACAACTTGGTGCAGATCGCGCGGGATAACGATCGACTGCTGGAGGGAATGCACCGACTGACCTTGGTCCTTTTGCAGGCCGAGACGGTGGCCGAGGGGGTGGCGGGAATCGAAGAAGGATTGTGGAATCATTTCGGAGTCGAGCGGGTGGTTTTGCGGTTTTTTCAGCCCTGCAAAACTTCCGCGCGGGCCGATGTGTTCGTTCCTGCCTATCACGCCGATTTGTTCCAGGACGTATTGGAAACCCGGGAACCCTATATCGGTTCCCCGGCATCCAGCCAACTGGAGTTCTTGTTTTCCAGCGAGGCGGACGGAATCGGTTCCTGCGCCTTGGTGCCTTTGCGTCAACCCGATTTGATCGGGGTCCTGGCGATCGGCAGTCGGGATCGTCAGCGCTTTTATCCCGGCTTGGGGAAAGTCTTTCTGGCCCGCCTCGGCGAGTTGGTGGGGGCGCGGCTGGAAAACTTGCTGCAAGCGGAGGCAAGCGATGGGTAG
- the dapF gene encoding diaminopimelate epimerase — protein sequence MQGLGNDFVVIDAVTQSVTLNAVQIRRLADRHFGVGCDQVLLVEPPPDATVDFRYRIFNADGGEVAQCGNGARCFARFVRAKGLIDRDRIRVVTAAGRMDLELVEANQVRVEMGVPRFAPEALPLAVHGEMSEYQVEIDGVDRRFGAVSMGNPHAVITVPDVAAAPVNEVGSELASHRLFPERVNVGFMQIVDSRHIRLRVFERGVGETLACGSGACAAAVVGIEQGRLRSPVTVALPGGELKIEWSGRGAPVVMTGPAECVFEGEIDL from the coding sequence ATGCAAGGATTGGGTAACGACTTTGTCGTGATCGACGCGGTCACCCAATCCGTGACTCTGAACGCGGTGCAGATCCGCCGCTTGGCCGATCGCCACTTCGGGGTGGGCTGCGATCAAGTGTTGCTGGTGGAGCCGCCGCCCGACGCCACCGTCGATTTCCGCTATCGAATCTTCAATGCCGACGGCGGCGAGGTGGCCCAATGCGGCAACGGCGCGCGCTGTTTCGCCCGTTTCGTGCGCGCCAAGGGATTGATCGATCGGGATCGTATTCGGGTGGTTACCGCCGCCGGTCGGATGGATCTTGAACTGGTGGAAGCCAATCAAGTGCGCGTGGAAATGGGGGTTCCCCGGTTCGCGCCGGAGGCGCTTCCCTTGGCGGTGCATGGGGAAATGTCAGAGTACCAGGTAGAGATCGACGGCGTCGACCGGCGGTTCGGTGCCGTATCCATGGGCAACCCCCATGCGGTGATCACGGTGCCCGACGTCGCCGCCGCGCCGGTGAACGAAGTGGGGTCAGAGTTGGCGTCCCACCGACTGTTTCCCGAGCGGGTCAATGTGGGGTTCATGCAAATCGTCGATTCCCGGCATATCCGCCTGCGGGTGTTCGAGCGCGGGGTGGGAGAAACCCTGGCCTGCGGCAGCGGGGCGTGTGCGGCGGCGGTGGTGGGTATTGAGCAGGGGAGGTTGCGTTCGCCGGTGACGGTCGCTTTGCCGGGCGGGGAATTGAAGATCGAATGGTCCGGGCGCGGAGCTCCGGTCGTCATGACCGGGCCGGCGGAATGCGTATTCGAGGGAGAAATAGATTTGTGA